The following coding sequences lie in one Polynucleobacter necessarius genomic window:
- a CDS encoding 3',5'-nucleoside bisphosphate phosphatase: MSSFSPLNVDLHCHSVISDGTLTPEELAERAKENGVHLWALTDHDELGGQQRAREAASALKIDYLAGVEISVTWMGGTIHIVGLGIDANHLGIIEGLRRTREGRGNRAHLMAEQLLKVGIPGAYEGALHFAGNHDLISRTHFARFLVEQGVCKDTEHVFKNYLIEGKPGYVPHQWASLDDAVKWIKAAGGVAVIAHPGRYSRLNAMQMDELYKHFKDLGGLAIEVITGSHSPDQYETFAKIAQQYGFLASHGSDFHDPNESHVDLGNLPHLPDHLTPVWSVFH, encoded by the coding sequence CAGTGATTTCTGACGGTACCTTAACGCCTGAAGAATTGGCTGAGCGAGCCAAAGAAAATGGAGTTCATTTATGGGCCTTGACCGACCATGATGAATTGGGTGGTCAACAGCGCGCTCGAGAAGCAGCTAGCGCATTAAAAATAGATTATCTTGCTGGGGTAGAAATCTCTGTTACCTGGATGGGCGGGACTATTCACATTGTTGGACTTGGAATAGATGCCAATCATTTGGGAATTATCGAGGGCTTGCGTCGCACGCGTGAAGGCCGAGGCAATCGCGCTCATCTCATGGCGGAACAATTGCTCAAAGTAGGTATCCCTGGCGCTTACGAAGGCGCACTCCATTTTGCCGGCAACCATGATTTGATATCTAGAACTCACTTTGCGCGCTTTTTAGTGGAGCAGGGTGTTTGTAAAGATACAGAGCATGTATTTAAAAATTATTTGATTGAAGGTAAGCCGGGATACGTTCCTCATCAGTGGGCTAGCCTAGATGATGCCGTTAAATGGATTAAGGCGGCCGGTGGCGTTGCTGTGATTGCTCATCCTGGTCGTTATAGTAGGCTTAATGCAATGCAAATGGATGAGTTGTATAAACACTTTAAAGATCTTGGCGGTCTGGCGATCGAGGTGATTACCGGTAGTCATAGTCCGGATCAATATGAAACTTTCGCAAAGATAGCTCAGCAATACGGATTCTTGGCTTCTCATGGTTCAGATTTTCATGATCCGAACGAAAGTCATGTGGATTTGGGTAACTTGCCACATTTACCAGACCATCTCACGCCTGTGTGGTCTGTCTTCCATTAA